CAAAGATTTTCTTATGTTATCTTATCTGTGCTCTCTGCTGCAGGAGACTCTGTGAACATGGTGAATTTTGACATTTCTAAGGAGGGAACTGGTTCCTCAGTGGTAGAACAGGCAAACGTCTGGATATTCCTGAAGGTTTCCAAAGGAAATCGAGTGAAAGGCAAAGTGATGCTGCGACTGCTGCAacttggtgatgatgatgaggagtgTGTTTCAGAGAAGATGGTGGACACTCGTCGCAGCGGCTGGCACACTCTTGGGATCTCTCACAGCATTCAGGCTCTGCTGGATGGTGGTGGACACTCGCTCAGCCTGGTGGTTTCCTGCCTGCTGTGCACGGAGGCTGGAGCCTCGCCCATCCTTGTGCCTGCCAGTGCTGAGCCAGCAGGAGAGCGAGATCAGTCTCACCGACCGTTCCTCATGGTGGCACTGCGAGCTCGAGAGGAAACAGCTCAGAGACGAGTGAAACGAGGTCTAGAGTGCGATGGGAAAACGCACGTCTGCTGCAAACGACAATTTTATGTGAACTTCAGAGACATTGGCTGGAATGACTGGATTATTGCTCCCTCAGGTTATCATGCCAACTACTGCGAGGGCGACTGTCCGAACCACATGGCTAGCATCAGTGGCTCGTCCCTCTCTTTCCACTCAACAGTCATCAATCATTATCGTATGAGGGGCTACAACCCTTTTCAAAATATCAAGTCGTGTTGTGTACCGACAAGGCTGCGCGCTATGTCGATGCTCTACTACAACGAAGAGCAGAAGATCATCAAAA
This portion of the Scatophagus argus isolate fScaArg1 chromosome 13, fScaArg1.pri, whole genome shotgun sequence genome encodes:
- the inhbab gene encoding inhibin subunit beta Ab, with the translated sequence MPSLFAMFFFMVIGLFVDASPMGPLAPEVDMASQLPGVAPSLDCPSCSLSQMRKNSSWSGGQSDMVEAVKRHILNMLHLSARPNLTQPVPRAALLNAIKKLHVGRVAKDGSVEIQEEGQGPGVSAPPEPPSEIITFGEPGDSVNMVNFDISKEGTGSSVVEQANVWIFLKVSKGNRVKGKVMLRLLQLGDDDEECVSEKMVDTRRSGWHTLGISHSIQALLDGGGHSLSLVVSCLLCTEAGASPILVPASAEPAGERDQSHRPFLMVALRAREETAQRRVKRGLECDGKTHVCCKRQFYVNFRDIGWNDWIIAPSGYHANYCEGDCPNHMASISGSSLSFHSTVINHYRMRGYNPFQNIKSCCVPTRLRAMSMLYYNEEQKIIKKDIQNMIVEECGCS